One Parus major isolate Abel unplaced genomic scaffold, Parus_major1.1 Scaffold552, whole genome shotgun sequence genomic window, NNNNNNNNNNNNNNNNNNNNNNNNNNNNNNNNNNNNNNNNNNNNNNNNNNNNNNNNNNNNNNNNNNNNNNNNNNNNNNatttaaaaattcagaataatttggagcaaaaaattgggaatttttccacatttaaaaatttataaattcatAAATTCGGGATAATTTGGAAcaaaaaattcaggattttttccacatttataaatcattgaaatttaaaaattcgGGATAATTTGGAGCaaaaaatttgggaatttttccacatttataaattcataaattcaGGATAATTTGGAGTGAagaatttgggaattttcccACATTTGTCAATTTATAAATTCAtaaatttgggatattttggagcaaaaaattcaggatttttttccacatttataaatcattgaaatttaaaaattcgGAATAATTTGGAACaaaaaatttgggaatttttccatatttataaGTTTATGACCTCCAAAATTTCGGGATaatttgcaacaaaaaaaaaaatcaggaattcccaaaaaaaaaaacatccaggAATACAAACCAGGATAACAACACCTCCCAACCAAACCCTTCCAGAGCGGGAATTCCTCcggaaaaataaaacccccctGGAGCGCTGAACCTTCCCGGGATTTTTCCCGCAGGAATTGCGCTCACTTCTGCActcccaggaattccaggagctggaaatCCGGGAATTGGCTCAGCTCCCGGATTCCTTGGCTGTAGAGCTCATCCTGGcgctggtgctggagcaggtaAAGCACCGAGAGCTCCGGGTAAAACCTGGCCAGGATCAGCGGCAGCACCGGCCCGGAGCCCCTGCGGAAAACAcggaaaaaaatgggattttcccaAAGAATTCCGGGTGGATTTATCgggaggggatgggggaggggagggagggaatggaTCCCAGAGGAGATGGAGAAGGGAGAGAGCTCCAGGAAATTCCATGGGAAAAAGCTGGAGAACTGGGAAGTTCCATGGGATAATCCTGGAGAACCAGGAAATTCCATGGGAAAATCCTGGAGTGCCAGGAAATCCAATGGGAAAACCTGGAGCACCAGGAAATTCCATGGGATAATCCTGGAGAACCGGGAGATTCCATGGGATAATCCTGGAGAACCAGGAAATTCCATGGGAAAATCCTGGAGAACCAGGAGAACTCCAGGAAATTCCATGGGATAATCCTGGAGAACTGGGAAATTCCTTGGGAAAATCCTAGAGAATCAGAAGAGCTCTGGGACATTCACCAGGAAGCATCTGGAGAACCTGGAGAGCTCCAGGAGATTCCATGGGATAATCCTAGAGAACCAAGAAATTCCATGGGAAAAAGCTGGAGAACTGGAAAATTCCATAGGAAAATCCTGGAGAATCAGGAGATCTCCAggaaaattaatgggaaaatcCTGGAGAACCGGAAGAGCTCTGGGACATTCACCAGGAAGCATCTGGAGAACCTGGAGAGCTCCAGGAAATTCCATAGGAAAATCCTGGAGAACCAGGAAATTCCATGGGAAAAAGCTGGAGAACCAGAAAATCTCCAggaaaattaatgggaaaacCTGGAGAACTGGGAAATTCCATGGGAAAATCCTGGAGAACCAGGAAATTCCATGGGAAAATCCNNNNNNNNNNNNNNNNNNNNNNNNNNNNNNNNNNNNNNNNNNNNNNNNNNNNNNNNNNNNNNNNNNNNNNNNNNNNNNNNNNNNNNNNNNNNNNNNNNNNNNNNNNNNNNNNNNNNNNNNNNNNNNNNNNNNNNNNNNNNNNNNNNNNNNNNNNNNNNNNNNNNNNNNNNNNNNNNNNNNNNNNNNNNNNNNNNNNNNNNNNNNNNNNNNNNNNNNNNNNNNNNNNNNNNNNNNNNNNNNNNNNNNNNNNNNNNNNNNNNNNNNNNNNNNNNNNNNNNNNNNNNNNNNNNNNNNNNNNNNNNNNNNNNNNNNNNNNNNNNNNNNNNNNNNNNNNNNNNNNNNNNNNNNNNNNNNNNNNNNNNNNNNNNNNNNNNNNNNNNNNNNNNNNNNNNNNNNNNNNNNNNNNNNNNNNNNNNNNNNNNNNNNNNNNNNNNNNNNNNNNNNNNNNNNNNNNNNNNNNNNNNNNNNNNNNNNNNNNNNNNNNNNNNNNNNNNNNNNNNNNNNNNNNNNNNNNNNNNNNNNNNNNNNNNNNNNNNNNNNNNNNNNNNNNNNNNNNNNNNNNNNNNNNNNNNNNNNNNNNNNNNNNNNNNNNNNNNNNNNNNNNNNNNNNNNNNNNNNNNNNNNNNNNNNNNNNNNNNNNNNNNNNNNNNNNNNNNNNNNNNNNNNNNNNNNNNNNNNNNNNNNNNNNNNNNNNNNNNNNNNNNNNNNNNNNNNNNNNNNNNNNNNNNNNNNNNNNNNNNNNNNNNNNNNNNNNNNNNNNNNNNNNNNNNNNNNNNNNNNNNNNNNNNNNNNNNNNNNNNNNNNNNNNNNNNNNNNNNNNNNNNNNNNNNNNNNNNNNNNNNNNNNNNNNNNNNNNNNNNNNNNNNNNNNNNNNNNNNNNNNNNNNNNNNNNNNNNNNNNNNNNNNNNNNNNNNNNNNNNNNNNNNNNNNNNNNNNNNNNNNNNNNNNNNNNNNNNNNNNNNNNNNNNNNNNNNNNNNNNNNNNNNNNNNNNNNNNNNNNNNNNNNNNNNNNNNNNNNNNNNNNNNNNNNNNNNNNNNNNNNNNNNNNNNNNNNNNNNNNNNNNNNNNNNNNNNNNNNNNNNNNNNNNNNNNNNNNNNNNNNNNNNNNNNNNNNNNNNNNNNNNNNNNNNNNNNNNNNNNNNNNNNNNNNNNNNNNNNNNNNNNNNNNNNNNNNNNNNNNNNNNNNNNNNNNNNNNNNNNNNNNNNNNNNNNNNNNNNNNNNNNNNNNNNNNNNNNNNNNNNNNNNNNNNNNNNNNNNNNNNNNNNNNNNNNNNNNNNNNNNNNNNNNNNNNNNNNNNNNNNNNNNNNNNNNNNNNNNNNNNNNNNNNNNNNNNNNNNNNNNNNNNNNNNNNNNNNNNNNNNNNNNNNNNNNNNNNNNNNNNNNNNNNNNNNNNNNNNNNNNNNNNNNNNNNNNNNNNNNNNNNNNNNNNNNNNNNNNNNNNNNNNNNNNNNNNNNNNNNNNNNNNNNNNNNNNNNNNNNNNNNNNNNNNNNNNNNNNNNNNNNNNNNNNNNNNNNNNNNNNNNNNNNNNNNNNNNNNNNNNNNNNNNNNNNNNNNNNNNNNNNNNNNNNNNNNNNNNNNNNNNNNNNNNNNNNNNNNNNNNNNNNNNNNNNNNNNNNNNNNNNNNNNNNNNNNNNNNNNNNNNNNNNNNNNNNNNNNNNNNNNNNNNNNNNNNNNNNNNNNNNNNNNNNNNNNNNNNNNNNNNNNNNNNNNNNNNNNNNNNNNNNNNNNNNNNNNNNNNNNNNNNNNNNNNNNNNNNNNNNNNNNNNNNNNNNNNNNNNNNNNNNNNNNNNNNNNNNNNNNNNNNNNNNNNNNNNNNNNNNNNNNNNNNNNNNNNNNNNNNNNNNNNNNNNNNNNNNNNNNNNNNNNNNNNNNNNNNNNNNNNNNNNNNNNNNNNNNNNNNNNNNNNNNNNNNNNNNNNNNNNNNNNNNNNNNNNNNNNNNNNNNNNNNNNNNNNNNNNNNNNNNNNNNNNNNNNNNNNNNNNNNNNNNNNNNNNNNNNNNNNNNNNNNNNNNNNNNNNNNNNNNNNNNNNNNNNNNNNNNNNNNNNNNNNNNNNNNNNNNNNNNNNNNNNNNNNNNNNNNNNNNNNNNNNNNNNNNNNNNNNNNNNNNNNNNNNNNNNNNNNNNNNNNNNNNNNNNNNNNNNNNNNNNNNNNNNNNNNNNNNNNNNNNNNNNNNNNNNNNNNNNNNNNNNNNNNNNNNNNNNNNNNNNNNNNNNNNNNNNNNNNNNNNNNNNNNNNNNNNNNNNNNNNNNNNNNNNNNNNNNNNNNNNNNNNNNNNNNNNNNNNNNNNNNNNNNNNNNNNNNNNNNNNNNNNNNNNNNNNNNNNNNNNNNNNNNNNNNNNNNNNNNNNNNNNNNNNNNNNNNNNNNNNNNNNNNNNNNNNNNNTGGGTGGAAATTGATGGatgggaggggctgggatggaattcccgGGAATGTGGGGCTGATCCTGGAAATCAGGGAggggttggatggggctgggagaaACCTGGGATTGGGATGCTGGGAGAAACCTGGGATTGGGATTATTGGGATTATTGGGATTATTTGGATTATTGGGATTATTGGGATTATTGGGATTATTTGGATTATTGGGATTAttggaattattttgattaCTGGGATTACTGGGATTATTGGGATTATTTGGATTATTGGGATTTGGAATATTTGGATTATTGGGATTATTTGGATTAttggaattattttgattaCTGGGACTACTGGGATTATTTGGATTATTTGGATTATTGGGATTGGGATTAGGATTGGGATTATTTGGATTAttggaattattttgattaCTGGGATTACTGGGATTATTGGGATTATTGGGATTATTGGGATTATTGGGATTgttgggtttgggatttggatTGGGATTATTTGGATTATTGGAATTATTTGGATTACTGGGATTACTGGGATTATTTGGATTATTTGGATAGGGATTGGGATTTGGAATATTTGGATTATTGAGATTATTTGGATTATTGGGATTATTTGAATTATTGGGATTATTGGGATTATttggattgggattgggattgagATCAGGATTGGGATTTGGATTATTCAGATtattgggattgggattggaaCTGGGATTATTTGGATTGGGActgggatcgggatcgggattgggattatttgggttggaattATTTGGATTTGGATTATTGGGATTTCTtggattgggatttttttgattATTGGaattgggatcaggatcaggattgggattgGGGTTTGTATTATTGGGATTGGGATTATTTgttttgggattgggattgggatttggaTCGGGATCAGGAttattgggatttttgggattaTTGGGATTATTGGGATTATTGGGATTATTGGGATTATTGGGATTATTTGTATTACTGGGATTATTTGGATTATTGGGATTGGATTATTTGGATTTGGATtattgggattgggattgggattgggatttggaTTGGGATTTGGATCGGGATCAGGATTATTGGGATTATTGGGATTATTTGGATTATTGGGATTATTGGGATTATTGGGATTGGATTATTTGGATTGGGATtattgggattgggattgggattgagATCAGGATTGGGATTATTTGGATTGggatcccaaaattcccaaaccCCTCAGTCAGGAGCTCCCGGAGttctctgagcagctcagccactTTTaactctttcctttcctccccaaaactcccacaaaatcccccaaaattcccccaaaattcccaaagaactcccaaaaattcccaaaactCCCAAAGAACTCCCAAGAACTCCCAGAAATTCCCAAGAATTCCCAANNNNNNNNNNNNNNNNNNNNNNNNNNNNNNNNNNNNNNNNNNNNNNNNNNNNNNNNNNNNNNNNNNNNNNNNNNNNNNNNNNNNNNNNNNNNNNNNNNNNNNNNNNNNNNNNNNNNNNNNNNNNNNNNNNNNNNNNNNNNNNNNNNNNNNNNNNNNNNNNNNNNNNNNNNNNNNNNNNNNNNNNNNNNNNNNNNNNNNNNNNNNNNNNNNNNNNNNNNNNNNNNNNNNNNNNNNNNNNNNNNNNNNNNNNNNNNNNNNNNNNNNNNNNNNNNNNNNNNNNNNNNNNNNNNNNNNNNNNNNNNNNNNNNNaattattaattaaattaattattaattcataCTTAATATTATTCTATTAAGtagtaataattattataatattattatattaattattaataattatttaattaagaCTTAATATTAAGTATTAAGTATTaatgaattattaattaaattaataattaattgctaatttaatattttaataaataattttaaccTTTCATTTTAATGGACCATTTAATTACTCACTTaaacatgaaacattttaatatttaattattccaTTAAATCATTTATTAATAACCGATTAATTAGGGAAGGTCGATCGTTTGGATTTGGGAATCATTCCCGTCTTTACCTTCTCCAGGAATCTCCGCAGCTCCTCGGGCTCCCGGCCCAGCTCCTCCGGGAAATTCCCGTTTCTCCAGGAGAGCTCCTCGGCGCCTCTGGAAAAACGGGAAGTGAGAACGGAAAATTCCAGAGGGACGGGAAAAATCCCGGAAATTCCTGGAATTCTCTTGGATTtgggctcagctgggctgggaaatTCCAACTGGGCTGGGGAATTCCTCCGGAGCCGGAAAATTCCTGGAATGGCAGAGGAGGCCTGGGTGGGAATGAGGGAATCCTTGGGATGGATGGGATTCCCGGGATTGCCTCAGGAATTCTCGGGATTTCCTCAGGGCTTCCCGGGatttcctcaggaattctcAGGATTTCCTCAGGAATTCCAGGGATTTCCTCAGGGATTCTTGGGATTGCCTCAGGAATTCCAGGGATTTCCTCAGGAATTCCAGGGATTTCCTCAGGGATTCCAGGGATTGCCTCAGGGATTCCAGGGATTGCCTCAGGGATTCTCAGGATTTTgtcaggaattcctgggatttccCCACAGATTCCCAGGGATCTCCTCAGGAATTTCCAGGATTTTCTCAGGGATTCCTGGGATTTCCTCAGGAATTCCAGGGATTTCCTCAGGGATTTCCTCAGGGATTTGCTCAGGGATTTGCTCAGGGATTCTCAGGATTTTGTCAGGGATTCCTGGGATTTCCCCACAGATTCCTGGGATTTTGTCAGGAATTCCCAGGGNNNNNNNNNNNNNNNNNNNNNNNNNNNNNNNNNNNNNNNNNNNNNNNNNNNNNNNNNNNNNNNNNNNNNNNNNNNNNNNNNNNNNNNNNNNNNNNNNNNNNNNNNNNNNNNNNNNNNNNNNNNNNNNNNNNNNNNNNNNNNNNNNNNNNNNNNNNNNNNNNNNNNNNNNNNNNNNNNNNNNNNNNNNNNNNNNNNNNNNNNNNNNNNNNNNNNNNNNNNNNNNNNNNNNNNNNNNNNNNNNNNNNNNNNNNNNNNNNNNNNNNNNNNNNNNNNNNNNNNNNNNNNNNNNNNNNNNNNNNNNNNNNNNNNNNNNNNNNNNNNNNNNNNNNNNNNNNNNNNNNNNNNNNNNNNNNNNNNNNNNNNNNNNNNNNNNNNNNNNNNNNNNNNNNNNNNNNNNNNNATTTAGTTGAACTTTATTATTGAATTTTCTCATTCAAGTCTAGGTTTATTATTAAATTCctcattattaatttaattatttctttaatatttattagaTTTTCTGgtattaatttctctgtttattaCTAAAATCCccattattaatttaatatcctgatttaatttaactttattattgaatttttttaagtcaattctgtatttattattaaattcccaattattaatttattatcctgatttaattattaattgaattttatttgtaaattctctatttatttttaaattccccattattaatttaatatccTTATTTAATTGAACtttattaatgaatttttcagtattaaattctctattattaaattttattactaaattttctatttattattaaattcccaattattaatttaatatcgTGATTTAGTTGAAGTTTActattgaattttaattaattcttaattattAAATGTTATTATTGCATTCTCTGTTTATTATTAGATTCTccattattaatttaatatccTGATCTAGTTGAACTTTAttattgaattttaattaattctctATTTATTActaaattctgtgtttattaCTAAATTCCccattattaatttaatatccTGATTTAATTAATGattgaattttattattaagtTCTCTATGTATTATTAAATTCCctattattaatttaatatccTGATTTAGTTGAACtttattaatgaatttttaattaatattattaaatgttattactaaattctgtatttattattaaattccCCATTATTAATTTAATGTCCCATAAACCCCAAGAAAATCCCAATAAAATCCCtacaaaaattcccaaaaactCCACTaaaaattcccagaaatccCAATAAAATCCctccaaaaattcccaaaaactCCACTAAAAATTCCCATAAATCCCAATAAAATCCCTCCAAAAATTCCCACAAATTCCACCAAAAATTCCCATAAATCCCAAGAAAACCCttgaaaaattcccaaaaattccacgaaaaattcccagaaatcccaataaaaattcccaaaaattccacCAAAAATTCCCATAAATCCCAATTAAAATCCCCTAAAAATTCCCACAAATTCCACCAAAAATTCCCATAAATCCCAATAAAAATTCCCACAAACTCCTCCAAAAATTCCCATAAATCTCAATAAAATCCTCCCCCTAAAATtcacaaaaacccaaccaaaaatTCCCATAAATCCCAATAAAAATTCCACAAACTCCACCAAAAATTCCCATAAATCCCAATAAAATCCCTCCAAAAATTCCCACAAATTCCACCAAAAATTCCCATAAATNATCTTGTCAGGGATTCCCGGGATTGCCTCAGGGATTCCAGGGATTTCCTCAGGGATTCCCAGGATTTCATCAGGAATTTCCAGGATttccccaggaattcccaggattttttcagaaatttccaggatttccccaggaattcccaggatttcctcaggaattcccaggatttcccaggattccctcaggaattcccaggatttccccaggaattcccaggattcGCTCCATACCCCTGGCCCAACAGGAATTCCCGGGATTTCCTCAGCTCCTTTCCCGTTTGGATGTTGAATCCCGTGAAGAATTCCTCGGTTTCCTCCTTGCAGCCGGAGTGGAGAAATTCCTGGAATTGCTGGAAGATTCCCG contains:
- the LOC107199288 gene encoding uncharacterized protein LOC107199288, translating into MEFPGVLLVLQDFPMEFPGSPGLSHGISRFSRIIPWNFLVLQVFPLDFLALQDFPMEFPGSPGLSHGTSQFSSFFPWNFLELSPFSISSGIHSLPPLPHPLPINPPGILWENPIFFRVFRRGSGPVLPLILARFYPELSVLYLLQHQRQDELYSQGIRELSQFPDFQLLEFLGVQKHLWPLQDPIPSRSQDFCCFRAATERLQRLL